The Nonlabens sp. Hel1_33_55 genome contains the following window.
TTCCTAAAGCGTGAAGGTGAGAATCTAACATTCACACCTATTTTCATGGAAGCCGTGGCACAAGCCATCAAGGAGTTCCCGATGATTAATATTTCCTTGGATGGTGACAGAGTCATCAAGAGGAAGAACATCAACCTAGGTATGGCAGCAGCCTTGCCAGACGGTAACTTAATTGTTCCTGTAATCAAAAATGCAGACCAGCTCAATCTCGTTGGAATGGCCAAAGCGGTAAATGATCTCGCAGGAAGAGCACGTGATGGTAAATTAAAGCCAGACGATACACAAGGCGGTACGTACACCGTAACTAATGTTGGAACCTTTGGGTCAGTAATGGGAACACCTATTATTAATCAGCCTCAGGTAGCGATTCTTGCATTGGGTGCCATTAGAAAAGTTCCTGCCGTCGTTGAAACGCCAGATGGTGATTTCATTGGTATACGCATGAAAATGTTCTTGTCACATAGTTATGATCACCGCGTGGTCAATGGTGCGCTGGGCGGGCAATTTGTGCAGCGAGTTGCTCAATTATTAGAAGGATTTGATCCTGATAGAAGTATTTAATAGCTCGCTTTCGCGAAAGCGAAATAAGAAACAAGCTAAGCCAGTCCTCATTGACTGGCTTTATTTTTAATCGCAATCTAAAACCTATTTTTGCATTATGGCAGATCCACTTTACCTAGAAGATTTTGATTATTTCAATGGTGCCAAAGTGTTGCATTATTTTGAATTCCTAGAACCCCAAAAAGTCAAGGATGAATACTTTGTAGAACATGAGGTACATGCATTAACCATCTGTGATTATGATGGTGAGGAAACCATGCTATATTATTTTGACGATGATCTTGAAATAGTTTTAGAATTTGAATTCATGATCCCAAAACAGGCAAAGGATAAGGCTGCAGAAGATTTTCAGGGTATCGACATCCAGTGGAAAAACAAGTAATGACTTAGAATCCAGCTAGTATTTTATTTCTTGTAATATTTCAAATACCGTTCTGCAATCATGACGCTCTCATGATGTTGCAATACGTGATTCCGAGCAGCACGACCTATTTCTAGGATGGACGATGGATTCTCAATAAGCTCAGAAAGTTTTTCAACTAAATAATCCACATCAGGTTGAGCATCAATCACAGGAACAGATTCTAAATTGTGAGCCTTAAGGTAAATTTCGCTTCCACCACTAAACACCACTTTTCCCTGTAGCATTGCTTCTAGTGCATTATAGCCTTGGTCATAGCACAGCACCTGGTCTAATAGGATATGTGCTGCTTTGTATTTTGTAATGTACTCTTGATAGGCAAGGTTTTCTGCGATGATGATCTCCACTTTAGAGCCATATTTCTTTTTAATAATCTCGAGCGCCTCTTCAAAATAGTTGATTCCTTTTTTCCAGTAATTGGATCGATTGATGCCCATGAAAATCTTTATCACAGATAGATCGGCATTTTGATCCAGCTGTAACGCACCACAATTGATCGCTGCTGGAATTATAGATGTTGCCTTATTTTGATTCTTCAAAGCCATAGCATAATCGATATTACTAGGAATGATTTTAGTAGCTGCATCTAGAATGCGATAGTAATTTTCCCGATATGCTGGCTGTAAATATTTATACGTGAACAAAAAATCACTTTGCTTCAGTTCTCCTCGTTTGACAGGATCGAGAATGCTGTAACCTTCATGTATTTCGGTCAAATATTTGACGTATTCATGATCATCGCCGCAGGCTGCCAGAAAAATCGTGTGATTGTGAGCAAGGATAAAATCAATCATCTTCCGTTCTATGCTAGCATTGCAGTTAAACGGATTTGAATTGATGAACTGGACGATATCAAAATGTTTGAGTAGGTGTTCGCTTTCGCGAAAGCGAGATAACTTCAAAAAATCTGCAAGATTATAGCCGGTAACCTTCCAAAATCCGACTTTAAGTTTACGGGTGAGCCAAGTGCGTTCAAAAAAATCATTGCCGATGTTGATATCAACCGGAAATCTCTTAAAACCGTCACCATCACCTATAATAGTGACTTCATGACCTAAAAATTCCAGCCCATATTTGAGTGAGTTGTGGAAATTACTGTACTCGCCTACCAGCAAGATGCGCATAAAAAGTACCTTTGGGTTAAAGATAAGCCCTTGGCGAGATACACCACAGACGATCTTGAAATTCTCATCGCGACCATAGCTCGCGAGGATCTATCTTTTCTGGAAGCTATTTTTTCCCAGCCGCTGGAATCAATAGTCCATAATATATTGATTGTCAATCAAAGTAAAACGTCCCAACTTAAAAGTGACTTCCATAACATCAGGGTTATCAATGATGTAAATCCCGGACTTAGCC
Protein-coding sequences here:
- a CDS encoding glycosyltransferase, which produces MRILLVGEYSNFHNSLKYGLEFLGHEVTIIGDGDGFKRFPVDINIGNDFFERTWLTRKLKVGFWKVTGYNLADFLKLSRFRESEHLLKHFDIVQFINSNPFNCNASIERKMIDFILAHNHTIFLAACGDDHEYVKYLTEIHEGYSILDPVKRGELKQSDFLFTYKYLQPAYRENYYRILDAATKIIPSNIDYAMALKNQNKATSIIPAAINCGALQLDQNADLSVIKIFMGINRSNYWKKGINYFEEALEIIKKKYGSKVEIIIAENLAYQEYITKYKAAHILLDQVLCYDQGYNALEAMLQGKVVFSGGSEIYLKAHNLESVPVIDAQPDVDYLVEKLSELIENPSSILEIGRAARNHVLQHHESVMIAERYLKYYKK